One Halioglobus japonicus DNA segment encodes these proteins:
- the rplD gene encoding 50S ribosomal protein L4, which translates to MELNVVKPGNSDAGKLSVSDVAFAKEYNEDLVHQVVTAFLAGARQGTRAQKNRSAVSGGGKKPWRQKGTGRARAGTIRSPIWRSGGVTFAAQPQDHSQKVNRKMYRAALRTIMSELARQDRLVVVESMDLEQPKTKMLVQQLGEYGVDNALIVSTEVGENLYLASRNLHKVDVRDVDGVDPVSLIAHDKVIVTVDAVKKFEEMLG; encoded by the coding sequence GTGGAACTGAATGTAGTTAAGCCGGGTAACAGTGATGCAGGCAAGTTGTCTGTCTCCGATGTTGCCTTTGCTAAAGAGTACAACGAAGACCTGGTTCACCAGGTTGTAACTGCCTTTCTGGCAGGCGCACGCCAGGGCACTCGTGCCCAGAAGAACCGCTCAGCGGTTTCCGGCGGTGGCAAGAAGCCTTGGCGTCAAAAGGGTACCGGTCGCGCTCGTGCGGGAACTATCCGTTCTCCGATCTGGCGCTCCGGTGGTGTGACCTTCGCGGCTCAGCCGCAGGATCACTCTCAGAAAGTGAATCGTAAAATGTATCGTGCAGCGCTGCGCACCATTATGTCCGAGCTCGCTCGCCAGGATCGCCTGGTTGTTGTAGAGAGCATGGATCTGGAGCAGCCCAAGACCAAAATGCTGGTTCAGCAGCTGGGCGAGTACGGTGTGGATAACGCGTTGATCGTGTCCACTGAAGTTGGTGAGAACCTCTACCTGGCGTCTCGCAACCTGCACAAGGTTGACGTTCGCGACGTAGACGGTGTCGACCCTGTCAGCCTGATCGCTCACGACAAAGTGATCGTCACTGTTGACGCGGTCAAGAAGTTTGAGGAGATGCTGGGATGA
- the rplW gene encoding 50S ribosomal protein L23 produces the protein MNQERVFQVLVGPHVSEKAAIVADENNQFVFKVAVDATKAEIKKSVEQLFKVKVDKVSTLKVKGKVKRNRFGYSTKPTWKKAYVRLEQGQDIDFATVE, from the coding sequence ATGAACCAGGAGCGCGTATTCCAAGTGCTGGTAGGCCCGCACGTTTCCGAGAAGGCCGCCATCGTAGCTGACGAAAACAACCAGTTTGTTTTCAAGGTTGCCGTTGATGCAACCAAGGCAGAGATCAAGAAGTCTGTTGAGCAGCTGTTCAAGGTTAAGGTCGACAAGGTCTCCACCCTGAAGGTGAAGGGTAAGGTTAAGCGTAACCGTTTCGGTTATAGCACCAAGCCGACCTGGAAAAAAGCATATGTACGACTGGAGCAGGGTCAAGACATCGACTTTGCGACTGTTGAGTAA